Proteins encoded within one genomic window of Plasmodium cynomolgi strain B DNA, chromosome 11, whole genome shotgun sequence:
- a CDS encoding ubiquitin-conjugating enzyme family protein (putative): MNSTTRSSKELLRLQKELKDIENENVQEIDAHVKDNNISEWVGFIKGPSGTPYEDGHFILDITIPNDYPYNPPKMKFNTKIWHPNISSQTGAICLDVLKNEWSPALTIRTALLSIQALLSDPQPDDPQDAEVAKMYKENYSLFLKTASVWTKTFATGPKLEPREVIVIRNSKTEDAILSTDFLIKKITEMGFTEDQAKKALMKADWNETLALNTLLENS, from the exons atgaattccACAACGAGAAGTTCAAAGGAGTTACTCCGTCTGCAGAAG GAGCTAAAAGAcattgaaaatgaaaatgtgcaAGAAATAGATGCGCACGTGAAGGACAACAACATTTCTGAGTGGGTTGGTTTTATCAAGGGGCCATCGGGGACGCCCTATGAAGATGGGCATTTTATCTTGGACATAACTATACCGAATGATTACCCGTATAACCCGCCAAAG ATGAAATTCAATACCAAAATATGGCATCCCAATATTTCAAGCCAAACAGGGGCAATCTGCCTGGACGTCTTAAAAAACGAATGGAGTCCCGCGTTGACGATTAGAACTGCGCTTTTGTCCATTCAGGCGCTCTTATCAGATCCGCAACCAG acgACCCCCAAGACGCAGAAGtagcaaaaatgtacaaagaGAACTATTCcctgtttttaaaaacagcCAG TGTATGGACGAAGACTTTTGCCACCGGACCGAAACTCGAGCCAAGAGAAGTCATTGTAATACGCAACAGCAAAACGGAAGATGCCATATTGAGCACGGATTTTTTA ATTAAGAAGATCACCGAAATGGGATTTACGGAGGACCAGGCGAAG AAAGCCTTAATGAAGGCCGATTGGAATGAAACCCTGGCGTTAAATACCCTCCTCGAAAATTCATAA
- a CDS encoding hypothetical protein (putative), which yields MPNLFKIKKSKEENVSQPKLVTKAIISSDFIKRLPKYEDKRTIIYYWGKRVINENDDTPEHLPTIYTELWNVKIKEISCNKSCALFLSNTGNMYSFGKGLHGELGQGNLIVYSIQPTLIESVNHIKQIACGYNHSLCLSNDNILYAWGHGNYNGLKCNIDKYEPTILNIIDYGDVIETTLNALSHLITDYERCERKKKICTQIYAKYNQSIAVCDGNSSMYIWGETYNNYLKYVPTFFYKFECNKIKQIAMGKNFGILLLLNGELYGWGDGTYGELCRRSFDDDGGCYFIYPEPLILRDANNKKLPNINKVSAGARHVLLITEDEHVWSFGDKISGQCGISGFQNIVTTPKFVELHENNQKAKKVFCGERHSACINKFNQLYMWGHSAHHKLIFTASSDFLLNQNVQPGISIQSGLKQKFNKATLIYSMLHQKVTNAYLGDDFTIVVVGGETCENTKQGDQYSDKTFYSVQEESAYVS from the coding sequence ATGCCAAActtattcaaaataaaaaagtcgaaagaagaaaacgtgTCACAGCCGAAGCTAGTAACAAAAGCCATCATCTCGTCGGACTTCATTAAAAGGCTACCCAAATATGAAGACAAAAGGACAATCATTTACTACTGGGGGAAGAGAGTGATTAACGAAAACGATGACACACCCGAGCACTTGCCAACTATATACACTGAGCTGTGGAATgtgaaaattaaagaaattagCTGCAATAAATCATGTGCGCTATTTTTGAGCAACACAGGAAATATGTACTCCTTCGGAAAGGGGCTACATGGAGAGTTAGGTCAGGGAAATCTAATCGTGTACAGCATCCAACCAACCCTAATCGAGTCAGTCAATCACATCAAACAAATAGCCTGTGGATATAATCACTCCCTCTGTTTGTCTAACGATAATATTCTGTACGCATGGGGACATGGAAATTATAATGGCTTAAAGTGCAACATAGATAAGTACGAACCAACCATTTTGAATATAATTGATTATGGTGATGTGATTGAAACAACGTTGAATGCCTTGTCACATTTAATCACTGACTACGAAAGGTgtgaaaggaagaagaaaatttgcacacaaaTTTACGCAAAGTATAACCAAAGTATAGCTGTATGCGATGGAAATAGTTCCATGTACATATGGGGAGAAACGTAcaataattatttgaaatatgttccaacttttttttacaaatttgagtgtaacaaaattaagcaaatagccatggggaaaaattttggcattttgcttcttctcaaTGGAGAGTTGTACGGATGGGGAGATGGCACATATGGAGAGCTATGCAGACGATCCTTTGATGATGACGGTGGTTGCTATTTTATATACCCTGAACCCCTCATCCTAAGGGATGCTAACAATAAAAAGTTGCCAAATATTAATAAAGTCAGTGCAGGAGCTAGACACGTGCTACTAATAACAGAAGATGAGCATGTGTGGTCCTTTGGTGATAAAATTTCAGGGCAGTGTGGGATTTCAGGTTTCCAAAATATTGTAACTACTCCCAAATTTGTGGAGTTACATGAAAATAAtcaaaaggcgaaaaaggtTTTCTGTGGAGAAAGACACTCTGCTtgtattaacaaatttaatcAACTGTACATGTGGGGCCATTCTGCACACCACAAATTAATATTTACTGCTAGTTCTGATTTTCTATTAAACCAGAATGTCCAGCCAGGCATTTCCATTCAGTCGGGGCTTAAGCAAAAGTTTAACAAAGCAACGTTAATTTATTCTATGCTACACCAGAAGGTTACCAATGCTTATTTGGGTGACGACTTCACCATTGTAGTTGTTGGAGGAGAGACGTGCGAAAATACCAAGCAGGGTGACCAGTACTCTGATAAGACGTTTTACTCGGTACAGGAGGAGAGCGCCTACGTGTCG
- a CDS encoding DnaJ domain containing protein (putative), whose amino-acid sequence MNYHKILGVTKNACKKTIREAYLKKVKLYHPDLNKSPDATSKFKQIQEAYQALYNDDYAQKSHYGENSYGKGNKAEDSKNNQSYSRSDDFTDFHKAFYEEVRKMRENERREQNRRYANSNYSYSFNDLFHKYPREHFYINLIFKLFPLFVVPFLFLFIVYKQYL is encoded by the exons atgaattatcacaaaattttag GTGTAACTAAAAATGCCTGCAAAAAAACAATACGCGAagcttatttaaaaaaagtcaaaTTATACCACCCCGATTTGAATAAAAGCCCTGATGCCACCTCAAAGTTTAAGCAAATCCAGGAGGCCTACCAAGCCCTGTACAATGACGACTATGCGC AAAAGTCTCACTACGGAGAAAACTCTTACGGAAAGGGAAACAAGGCGGAAGATTCAAAGAACAACCAAAGTTACAGCCGCTCAGATGACTTTACCGATTTTCATAAAGCCTTTTACGAAGAAGTTCGTAAAATGAGGGAAAACGAAAGAAGGGAACAGAACAGA CGATATGCGAATAGCAACTACAGTTACTCATTCAACGACCTCTTTCATAAGTACCCGCGGGAGCACTTCTACATAAatctcatttttaaattattcccCCTATTCGtcgtcccctttttgtttctctttaTTGTGTACAAGCAGTACCTGTAA
- a CDS encoding hypothetical protein (putative) — MCIRISKLTGLKEKIRGSLFRRKISGPTPLYKTPLRYIWFIFFYIDIFLLYVFTFSCFFSIILRQECFEIFSILFFTAANLISSFFIDFFFMLIKGEEVVSEDEIIVSTFLTITLCIVKIATNVFTFYFSLITSGEIIDSTDVHMKQRCHTSSAKWLLLNCIIINSFSFLETYIETILTLFSIVHFKRQVQNYETIV, encoded by the exons ATGTGTATACGCATAAGCAAACTTACAGggttgaaagaaaaaattcgagGATCGCTATTTCGAAGAAAAATCAGCGGGCCCACTCCGCTGTACAAAACCCCCCTTAGATACAtttggttcatttttttctacatagaCATATTCTTGTTATATGTGTTCACCTTTTCGTGCTTTTTCTCCATAATTCTGCGCCAAGAATgctttgaaatattttccatccttttttttaccgcgGCAAATttga TTTCGAGTTTTTTTatcgactttttttttatgctaataaagggagaagaagttGTGAGCGAAGATGAAATTATCGTATCCACTTTTTTGACAATAACATTATGTATCGTTAAGATTGCTACGAAcgttttcacattttatttctctctTATTACTTCGGGGGAAATAATAGACTCCACGGATGTCCATATGAAGCAAAGGTGCCATACGTCTTCCGCAAAATGGCTGCTACTGAActgtataattataaattccTTTTCGTTCCTCGAAACTTATATTGAAACCATTTTGACCTTATTCTCGATAGTTCATTTTAAGAGGCAGGTGCAGAATTACGAGACGATCGTTTAG
- a CDS encoding hypothetical protein (putative) — protein MKRAQFIANATMKKEKSNVHANNIIPPGSEKSEMKDLNFFPHLFLKGELMRQFLMDEDVWLFIQNFKMKLKESPNDVDSWLDYQLHLARNNMGHLFHSDIPPFEHVKKNSENFSSKTDYEVDRNYGHINEFAKRNDFSEQCGRSTCDDLDQVDRPTARSRERDESDEDDKKDEENKNDEKEGDMTTAVGLGTRGTSRVGINDILMRRMSQSEQGKGSSSIQVGYSIPTLKDELHLGESRSRVGLRHTPSGTAKKRISEVGSDLEFSSERKDHTDVSTDENSKHYHNGEDMIIKKRHHDGREETKIATKNYSGLDKEEYQEIMGRMQQPRERNNFEDEIFSPQRKAIMKSRYEVSTITTQCSDKDDMTITFGETAHREDGAHWKGGEQFSRVAHIKATPNEAAPNEAAPNKVAPNQAAPNKATLNKVVPNQVATNQGPETQHSRAALVASKIPTEESLPPKKNKLLERSLHEEKQGGSDPTYKRPSDNKLSENNLPDNKSSENNLPDNKSSDKNQTEVAIVIPEMTVTIDKVMNEETEKKLKKIFSQYDNKMNLDLFERLVVVDFLKIGRYMSHTLYSRIEKGNENFVTCEEVRKYFRNRFIDGTKDPSYYDDSRYRTFFERANQGSVKSALYVVTPSNGDVGEESINTISHLQNDETRLECDEHGIQMDDGGCSQKGELVEVPYKKCSIVNFFNAIKDQNRDYIEFKDFDVFIREILKRNTSLQFLHDHVEFLERYIESVIVRIYYHIDINDTNRIYLKDLRRHNLAHIWCCLDDNIKVQHVKNYFSYSHFYVYYCTFCQTSSCKDMLIDDNDLYRFDNHSLNDFIVNRIWSRISIKLGGPNEKYMCLNDWIYFIMNYEDMTSNRAIEFWFKLIDLDADCVIRDHEIQVFFNIQMERLKSHYLEEPKFEDWLCQMNDAIQPKNEGNFTLSDFKRNKKYAARFFGCLVSLSKLLAWESRDVYKELQIETEFPHATPWEIFCKTKYDELCYMENEGCYEDNFDAYDAKGFYGLDSD, from the exons ATGAAACGAGCCCAATTCATAGCAAACGCAacgatgaagaaggagaagtcgAATGTCCACGCAAACAATATTATCCCCCCAGGATCGGAAAAATCAGAAATGAAagatttaaatttttttccccatttatttttaaaggggGAATTAATGAGACAGTTTTTGATGGACGAAGATGTGTGGCtatttatacaaaattttaaaatgaaattaaaagaaagtCCCAACGATGTGGACAGCTGGTTGGACTATCAGTTACACTTGGCGAGAAACAACATGGGGCATTTATTCCACTCGGACATCCCCCCATTTGAGCACGTAAAAAAGAACAGCGAAAATTTTAGTTCAAAAACAGATTACGAGGTGGATAGAAATTATGGTCATATTAATGAGTTTGCAAAGCGGAATGACTTTTCTGAACAGTGTGGGAGAAGTACATGTGATGATTTGGACCAAGTGGACCGACCAACTGCCCGCAGCAGAGAGAGAGACGAATCCGATGAGGATGataaaaaggatgaagagaacaaaaatgatgagaaggAGGGGGACATGACCACCGCTGTAGGATTAGGAACACGAGGAACAAGCAGAGTTGGAATAAATGACATTCTAATGAGGAGGATGTCTCAAAGCGAACAGGGGAAAGGAAGTAGCAGCATTCAGGTGGGGTATAGTATTCCCACACTGAAAGATGAGCTTCATTTGGGGGAGAGCAGAAGTCGAGTTGGATTGAGACACACCCCAAGTGggactgcaaaaaaaaggatcagtGAGGTCGGAAGTGATCTCGAGTTTAGCAGCGAACGGAAGGATCACACCGATGTGTCCACGGATGAAAATTCGAAACACTATCACAATGGTGAAGacatgataataaaaaagaggcaTCATGATGGTAGGGAAGAAACCAAAATAGCTACAAAGAATTACAGTGGCCTGGATAAGGAGGAGTACCAAGAAATTATGGGAAGGATGCAGCAACCTAGGGAGAGAAACAATTTTGAGGATGAAATTTTTAGCCCCCAAAGGAAGGCAATAATGAAGTCGAGATATGAGGTGTCTACTATCACCACACAGTGTAGTGATAAGGACGATATGACGATTACGTTTGGGGAAACTGCACATAGGGAAGATGGGGCACATTGGAAG GGGGGAGAACAATTCAGTCGCGTGGCGCACATAAAGGCGACACCTAACGAGGCGGCTCCTAACGAGGCGGCCCCTAACAAGGTGGCTCCTAACCAGGCGGCTCCTAACAAGGCGACACTTAACAAAGTGGTACCCAACCAGGTGGCGACCAACCAGGGACCTGAAACGCAGCACAGTAGAGCGGCTCTCGTTGCGAGCAAAATTCCAACGGAGGAGAGCCTCCCCccaaagaaaaacaaactgTTAGAACGGTCTCTGCATGAGGAGAAACAAGGCGGAAGTGACCCCACATATAAGCGGCCAAGTGACAACAAATTGTCGGAAAACAATCTGCCGGATAACAAATCGTCGGAAAACAATCTGCCGGATAACAAATCGTCGGATAAAAACCAAACGGAGGTGGCCATTGTGATACCCGAAATGACAGTAACCATTGACAAGGTGATGAACGAAGAgacggagaaaaaattaaaaaaaatcttcagccaatatgataataaaatgaatttagATTTATTCGAGAGGCTAGTAGTAGTcgattttctaaaaattggAAGATATATGAGTCATACTTTGTACTCTCGCATTGagaaaggaaatgaaaattttgtaacaTGTGAAGAGGTGAGGAAGTACTTCCGTAATCGTTTTATTGATGGAACGAAGGATCCAAGTTACTATGACGATAGTAGGTATAGGACGTTTTTTGAAAGGGCCAATCAGGGAAGCGTAAAAAGCGCCCTGTATGTGGTTACTCCATCGAATGGAGATGTTGGTGAGGAGTCCATAAATACAATTTCTCACttgcaaaatgatgaaacaCGTTTAGAGTGCGATGAACATGGAATACAAATGGATGACGGAGGATGTagccaaaagggagaacTTGTAGAAGTCCCATACAAAAAATGCTCCATTGTAAATTTCTTCAATGCAATTAAAGACCAAAATAGGGACTATATTGAATTTAAAGATTTTGATGTGTTTATAAGAGAAATTCTAAAGAGAAATACATCCTTACAGTTTCTACATGATCATGTAGAATTTCTAGAAAGATACATAGAATCGGTCATCGTGCGtatttattatcatataGATATAAACGACACGAATAGAATATACTTGAAGGACTTGAGGAGACATAACTTAGCTCATATTTGGTGTTGCTTAgatgataatataaaagtACAGCATGTGAAAAACTACTTCAGTTATTCCCACTTCTATGTGTACTATTGCACCTTTTGCCAAACGAGTAGCTGCAAAGATATGCTTATTGATGACAATGATCTGTACAGATTCGATAATCATTCACTTAACGATTTTATAGTAAATAGAATTTGGTCTAGAATTTCCATAAAGTTAGGAGGACCAAATGAGAAATATATGTGTCTAAATGACtggatttattttatcatgaATTACGAAGACATGACAAGCAATCGGGCCATTGAATTTTGGTTTAAGTTAATTGACTTAGACGCTGATTGTGTTATTAGGGATCATGAAAttcaagttttttttaacattcaAATGGAGAGATTAAAGTCACATTATTTAGAGGAACCTAAATTTGAAGACTGGTTATGTCAGATGAATGATGCCATTCAGCCAAAGAATGAAGGCAATTTTACCCTGTCTGattttaaaaggaataaGAAATATGCCGCCCGATTTTTCGGTTGCTTGGTTAGCTTGTCCAAGTTACTAGCTTGGGAGAGCAGGGATGTGTACAAAGAGTTGCAGATCGAGACCGAGTTTCCCCACGCCACTCCCTGGGAGATCTTCTGCAAAACCAAGTACGACGAGTTGTGCTACATGGAGAATGAGGGCTGCTATGAGGACAATTTTGACGCCTACGACGCGAAGGGCTTCTACGGGTTGGACTCTGACTGA